The genomic segment AAATAAACTAAAGGATTTGCTCTGTTTTATATACACTAAATTGAAGGGGGATTATTATGGATAGAATTATTAGAGTTAATGTCGGCACTTTAGAAGTAAAAGAAGAAAAATGCCCTGAGAAGTATCAGATGCTGGGAGGCAGAAGTTTAACATCGAGGATTGTGGCAGATGAAGTTCCTCCTACATGCAACCCGCTTGGTCCAATGAATAAGCTGATAGCCGCTCCCGGCGTTTTGAGCGGCACTGCCGCCGCATGCTCAGGCAGAATGTCTTTTGGCGGTAAGAGCCCTCTTACAGGGACAATCAAGGAATCGAATGTTGGAGGTACGGCAAGCCAGAAACTTGCGCGAAACAATGTAAAGGCAATTATAATTGAAGGCGAACCGAAAGATGACAAATTTCGTGTTCTCGTTGTTACGAAGGATAAAGCAGAGCTTGTAGATGCCGGTGATTTGGCAGGTAAAGGAACTTATGAGACTGTTGCAAAACTTCAGGCACAGTATAACAAAGCTGGAATAATCAGCATAGGTCCTGCAGGTGAAGAGAAGATGGCTAATGCCGGAATTTCAGTATCAGACCCTGAGGGAGGTTCTGGTAGATATGCAGGAAGAGGGGGCCTTGGCGCTGTAATGGGTTCAAAAAAGATTAAAGCAATAGTTGCTGATGATACAGGCGCAGATAAGGTCCCAATAAAAGATGAAGAGAAGTTCAAAGAAGCCGCAAAGACATTCAGTCAAGTCCTTCTTAAACATCCTGTAACTGGTGAAGCGCTTCCTAATTATGGCACAGCTGTCTTAGTGAACATACTCAATGAAGCAGGCGGTTTTCCAACAAAGAATTTTAGAAGAGGAAGGTTTGAAAAAGCGGCAGATATAAGCGGAGAAAAAATTGCAGAAATTTGCAAAGAACGCGGCGGTGAAGGCAAAGCAACTCATGTATGCCATCCCGGATGTGTAATCAGATGTTCAAATATCTATCCTGATAAGAATGGGAAATCCTTTTGTGCTCCAATTGAGTATGAAACGGCATGGTCTCTCGGAGGAAACCTCGAGGTTGACAATCTTGACGATGTAGCGACAATGAATAGACTTTGCAATGATATAGGGCTTGACACAATCGAAGCAGGTGTAACTCTTGCAGTGGCAGCGGAGGCAGGATTAGCAGAATTCGGTAATGGTGCATCATTTATTAAGCTTTTAGAAGAAGTTGGCAAAAAAACACCTCTTGGTCGGATAATTGGTCAAGGTGCAGCAGTTACTGGCAGAGTTTTTGGTGTTACAAGGGTGCCTGTAGTAAAGGGACAGGGTTTGCCTGCATACGACCCGCGTTCTGTCAAGGGAATCGGTGTGACATATGCAACAAGCACAATGGGAGCAGACCATACTTCAGGTTATGCGGTATGTCAGAATATCCTTAAAGTTGGCGGTGATATAGATCCTCTAAAAACAGATGGACAGATTGAATGTTCGAGAGATATGCAGATAGCAACTGCGGCTGTTGATGCTACAGGGCTTTGCCTCTTTGTGGCTATTGCGTGCCTTGATGATGAAAGGGGCTTGCCTGCAATTGCAGATATGATTAATGCCCAATATGGATGTTCGGCAACCGTTGATGATTTAATTGAAATGGGGAAAGAAGTAATAAGAATAGAGCGCAAATTTAATGAAGCGGCTGGATTCAACAATAATGACGACAGACTGCCTGAATTTTTTGACCTCGAAGAATGTCCGCCTCATAATGTAAAGTTTGGAATCAGTCCGGAAGAGCTTGACAAGGTTTGGGCTGATATTTAATTTGTAATAAAGAGATACCTGCCGCTCGAATCAAGGGCGGCAGGTCCTATTTTCATAAGATTATGGAGCAGGATATA from the Candidatus Schekmanbacteria bacterium genome contains:
- a CDS encoding aldehyde ferredoxin oxidoreductase; translation: MDRIIRVNVGTLEVKEEKCPEKYQMLGGRSLTSRIVADEVPPTCNPLGPMNKLIAAPGVLSGTAAACSGRMSFGGKSPLTGTIKESNVGGTASQKLARNNVKAIIIEGEPKDDKFRVLVVTKDKAELVDAGDLAGKGTYETVAKLQAQYNKAGIISIGPAGEEKMANAGISVSDPEGGSGRYAGRGGLGAVMGSKKIKAIVADDTGADKVPIKDEEKFKEAAKTFSQVLLKHPVTGEALPNYGTAVLVNILNEAGGFPTKNFRRGRFEKAADISGEKIAEICKERGGEGKATHVCHPGCVIRCSNIYPDKNGKSFCAPIEYETAWSLGGNLEVDNLDDVATMNRLCNDIGLDTIEAGVTLAVAAEAGLAEFGNGASFIKLLEEVGKKTPLGRIIGQGAAVTGRVFGVTRVPVVKGQGLPAYDPRSVKGIGVTYATSTMGADHTSGYAVCQNILKVGGDIDPLKTDGQIECSRDMQIATAAVDATGLCLFVAIACLDDERGLPAIADMINAQYGCSATVDDLIEMGKEVIRIERKFNEAAGFNNNDDRLPEFFDLEECPPHNVKFGISPEELDKVWADI